A region of Syntrophales bacterium DNA encodes the following proteins:
- a CDS encoding acyl-CoA dehydrogenase family protein → MDFEFTEEQKMLKDMAYRFAQAELAPVAQECDEQEKYTPEIRKKAAENGLVGAWIAEEYGGCNAGILGNAIITEELSRFDMGIGLNITSASFGCEAIYQYGTEEQKKRYLPPVCRGEQVSAGAFTEPNAGTDVAGYKTRAVKDGSDYVINGNKMFITNGTVCDFMVTQCITNPEEKRHNSFSLIIIPADAQGVTRSKIHGKMGIRASATAEIALEDVRVPQTNLVGREGNGFKQLMHFFDTTRVMVSAQALGLAEACLETSIKYVKERTVFGAPLGAYQLTQKKLTEMAIKIEALRGLVYKAAWLIDEGRPDYMLAAMAKFFGGETAVFCANYAVELHGGYGYIEEYPVQKWYRDAKILELYEGTKEAEIMTIGRYLQAR, encoded by the coding sequence ATGGATTTCGAATTTACCGAAGAACAGAAGATGCTGAAGGATATGGCATATCGTTTTGCCCAGGCGGAATTGGCGCCGGTTGCGCAGGAATGCGACGAACAGGAGAAATACACGCCGGAGATCCGGAAAAAGGCGGCGGAAAACGGTCTGGTCGGCGCCTGGATCGCGGAAGAATACGGCGGCTGCAATGCCGGCATTCTCGGCAACGCCATCATTACCGAGGAACTTTCAAGATTTGACATGGGCATTGGCCTCAATATTACCTCCGCGTCTTTTGGCTGCGAGGCCATTTACCAGTACGGAACGGAAGAGCAGAAAAAACGCTATCTTCCCCCCGTCTGCCGGGGCGAGCAGGTAAGCGCCGGCGCCTTTACTGAGCCGAATGCCGGAACGGATGTCGCCGGGTACAAGACGCGCGCGGTGAAAGACGGCAGCGACTATGTGATCAACGGCAACAAGATGTTTATCACCAACGGCACGGTATGCGATTTTATGGTCACTCAGTGCATCACCAATCCCGAGGAGAAAAGGCATAACAGCTTCAGCCTGATTATCATCCCGGCCGACGCCCAGGGGGTGACTCGCAGCAAGATTCACGGCAAGATGGGAATCCGCGCCAGCGCCACCGCGGAGATCGCCCTGGAGGATGTGCGTGTTCCCCAGACGAACCTTGTCGGAAGAGAAGGCAACGGTTTCAAGCAGTTGATGCATTTCTTCGATACCACCCGGGTGATGGTTTCCGCCCAGGCCCTGGGGCTGGCCGAGGCCTGTCTGGAGACGAGCATCAAATACGTAAAAGAGCGCACCGTCTTTGGCGCGCCGTTGGGCGCCTACCAGCTTACGCAGAAGAAGCTGACCGAAATGGCAATCAAGATCGAGGCGTTGCGGGGGCTTGTATATAAAGCGGCCTGGCTGATCGACGAGGGGCGTCCCGATTATATGCTGGCCGCGATGGCGAAATTCTTCGGCGGTGAGACTGCGGTCTTCTGCGCCAATTACGCCGTCGAGCTGCACGGCGGTTACGGGTATATCGAGGAGTACCCGGTGCAGAAGTGGTACCGGGACGCCAAAATCCTCGAGCTGTACGAGGGGACGAAAGAGGCGGAGATCATGACGATCGGCCGCTACCTGCAGGCAAGATAG
- the rpe gene encoding ribulose-phosphate 3-epimerase: protein MKIIAPSILSADGSRLGEEIAAVQAAGADWLHIDVMDGHFVPNITIGPGLISSLRKATTLPFDVHLMIENPERYVEAFAQAGANWLTVHFEATAHLHRLLGLIHEQGIKAGVSVNPATPLCLIEPILPEIDLLLIMSVNPGFGGQKFIESSLAKIRAARKLLKSTASPALLEVDGGVSLNNLRTIAAAGADVFVAGNAIFKSDSYQTTIDAMRNILTAPIFTV from the coding sequence ATGAAAATTATCGCGCCATCGATACTTTCCGCGGACGGAAGCCGACTCGGCGAGGAAATCGCCGCGGTGCAGGCAGCAGGGGCTGACTGGCTCCACATAGATGTCATGGACGGCCACTTTGTCCCGAATATCACCATCGGCCCGGGGCTGATCTCCTCCTTGCGCAAGGCGACGACCCTGCCCTTTGACGTCCATTTGATGATCGAAAATCCCGAGCGCTACGTGGAAGCCTTCGCACAGGCGGGAGCCAACTGGCTCACCGTCCACTTCGAGGCGACGGCGCATCTGCATCGGCTACTTGGCCTGATCCATGAACAGGGGATCAAGGCCGGCGTTTCGGTAAACCCGGCCACGCCTCTTTGTCTGATCGAACCAATCCTGCCGGAGATCGATCTGCTGCTGATTATGAGCGTCAACCCCGGCTTCGGGGGGCAGAAGTTTATCGAAAGCTCCCTTGCCAAAATCCGCGCGGCCAGGAAGCTGCTCAAAAGCACAGCTTCCCCGGCGCTGCTGGAGGTAGATGGAGGGGTTTCCCTAAACAATCTTCGTACCATTGCCGCTGCCGGCGCAGATGTTTTCGTCGCCGGAAACGCGATCTTCAAAAGCGATAGCTATCAGACAACAATCGACGCAATGAGAAACATCCTCACCGCGCCGATTTTTACCGTATAA
- a CDS encoding S9 family peptidase — protein sequence MFNSQNSVLQNYPGGHHGIASISMQLISVLLSALLLFSCSYGDSQSVTRPLTSADVGQVQPSAEKRVFEVVAPSGSRMDEYYWLRDDKREDQKMLAYLTAENAYADAVMAPLADYKNQLYEELIGKLKQDDVSVPYLYKDYWYYSRFEEGKEYQIYARRRISMDAPEEIMLDVNELAKGHSYYQVGNFKVSPNQQLLAFVEDSVGRRQYSLRIKNLETGAITNTGVTGLSTGIAWAGDNATIFYTWNDPDTLLSKSIKSHKINGDVATDPVVYHEPDDSFYMDVGLTRSEAYICIYLESTLSTEQRCANANNPGEFKLIAGRTRDFEYKADHLAGRWVVRTNWNAQNFKLMTFTDGIWNDRSRWVDLVPHDEAILISGFELFDNFVAIAERSGGLTRIRILSNSGKETLVAADEPAYCMALDINPQPNTDWLRYSYTSLTTPATTYELNMATKERRLLKESPVLGGFDKSNYVTERQWAIAHDGTRIPVSIVYRKGFVKDGRSALLQYGYGSYGNSVEPTFSSNIISLLDRGMVYAIAHIRGGQEMGRQWYEEGKLLKKKNTFTDFIDVTNYLVEQGYAAPDRVAALGGSAGGLLMGAIANMAPSSYRVIVSQVPFVDIVTTMLDESIPLTTNEFDEWGNPKDPVYYEYMLSYSPYDQSHATSYPAMFVGTGLWDSQVQYWEPAKYVARLRDRQFGNNLLVFRTKMEAGHGGSSGRFQRYRDIAEYYTFMMNQLGVTTGR from the coding sequence ATGTTTAACAGCCAAAACAGTGTGCTGCAAAATTATCCCGGAGGGCATCATGGCATCGCAAGTATTTCCATGCAGCTTATTTCGGTTCTTCTTTCCGCCCTGTTGCTTTTTTCCTGCTCATACGGCGATTCTCAATCAGTAACAAGACCCCTGACCTCCGCAGATGTGGGGCAGGTCCAACCGAGCGCAGAAAAACGTGTGTTTGAAGTGGTCGCGCCAAGCGGCTCACGCATGGATGAGTATTACTGGCTACGGGATGACAAGCGCGAAGATCAGAAAATGCTCGCCTACCTGACTGCCGAGAACGCTTACGCAGATGCTGTTATGGCGCCGCTCGCCGATTATAAGAATCAACTCTACGAGGAGCTGATCGGCAAGCTGAAGCAGGACGATGTCAGCGTTCCCTATCTCTATAAGGATTATTGGTACTACAGCCGCTTCGAAGAGGGGAAAGAATACCAGATTTATGCGCGTCGCAGGATAAGCATGGATGCCCCTGAAGAAATAATGCTCGACGTTAACGAACTTGCCAAGGGGCACAGTTATTATCAGGTAGGTAACTTCAAGGTAAGCCCGAATCAGCAGCTGTTAGCATTTGTCGAGGACAGCGTCGGTCGTCGCCAGTACAGCCTCCGCATCAAGAACCTTGAGACCGGTGCGATCACCAATACCGGCGTCACCGGCCTATCAACCGGCATTGCCTGGGCGGGAGACAACGCGACGATCTTCTATACCTGGAATGATCCGGACACGTTGTTGAGTAAGAGTATAAAATCACACAAAATAAACGGTGATGTCGCCACCGATCCGGTTGTCTATCACGAGCCGGATGACAGTTTTTACATGGACGTTGGTCTGACGCGTTCGGAGGCTTACATCTGCATCTACCTGGAGAGCACCCTGTCAACCGAGCAGCGCTGCGCGAACGCCAACAACCCTGGCGAATTCAAGTTGATTGCCGGGCGCACCCGTGACTTCGAGTACAAGGCCGATCATCTCGCCGGACGCTGGGTGGTGCGTACCAACTGGAATGCCCAGAACTTCAAACTCATGACCTTCACCGATGGCATCTGGAATGACCGTTCCCGCTGGGTCGATCTCGTTCCCCACGACGAAGCGATCCTGATCTCCGGCTTTGAGCTATTCGATAATTTTGTCGCGATTGCCGAACGTTCCGGCGGCCTTACCCGCATCCGTATTCTGTCTAACAGCGGTAAAGAAACCCTTGTCGCCGCTGACGAGCCGGCCTACTGTATGGCGTTGGACATTAATCCGCAACCGAATACCGATTGGCTGCGCTACAGCTATACCTCGCTGACCACCCCGGCGACCACCTATGAATTGAACATGGCCACGAAAGAGCGTCGCCTGCTCAAGGAATCCCCGGTTCTCGGCGGCTTCGACAAGAGTAACTATGTGACCGAGCGCCAGTGGGCAATTGCTCATGACGGCACCCGTATCCCGGTATCGATAGTTTATCGCAAGGGTTTTGTCAAGGATGGCCGCTCCGCGCTGCTGCAGTACGGCTATGGTTCCTACGGAAACAGCGTCGAACCGACCTTCAGCAGCAATATCATCAGCCTGCTTGACCGTGGTATGGTCTATGCGATCGCGCATATTCGCGGCGGCCAGGAGATGGGGAGGCAATGGTATGAGGAGGGCAAACTGCTCAAAAAGAAAAACACCTTCACCGATTTCATCGATGTCACCAATTATCTGGTCGAGCAAGGCTATGCGGCGCCGGATCGAGTCGCTGCGCTGGGGGGCAGCGCCGGAGGCCTGTTGATGGGCGCGATTGCCAACATGGCGCCATCAAGCTATCGGGTGATTGTTTCGCAGGTGCCATTCGTCGATATCGTCACCACAATGCTGGATGAGTCTATTCCGTTGACCACCAACGAGTTCGACGAGTGGGGTAACCCAAAGGATCCTGTATATTATGAGTACATGCTGAGTTATTCGCCGTACGACCAGTCGCATGCGACCTCCTATCCGGCAATGTTCGTCGGCACTGGCCTGTGGGACTCGCAGGTGCAGTACTGGGAACCGGCCAAGTACGTTGCGCGTCTGCGCGACCGACAGTTCGGCAATAACCTGCTGGTATTCCGCACGAAGATGGAGGCTGGTCATGGTGGCAGCTCGGGCCGATTCCAGCGTTACCGTGATATCGCAGAGTACTATACGTTCATGATGAACCAACTCGGTGTTACTACTGGACGTTGA
- a CDS encoding cupin domain-containing protein → MKIRISLCLFFILCMSSLVSAAEYIGDVQARVVLKTKNTSNGQPIAYLKMDNPEVTVMTVELPPGAETGWHTHPVPVYAYVLSGSLTIELEDKKISLFQEGDAIIEVVNTRHCGKNTGDVPVKLIVFYTGAENLPNVIRTVAP, encoded by the coding sequence ATGAAAATCAGAATATCATTATGCCTCTTCTTTATACTCTGTATGTCTTCCCTTGTCAGCGCCGCCGAATACATTGGCGACGTTCAGGCACGGGTTGTCCTCAAAACGAAAAACACGAGCAACGGCCAACCCATCGCTTACTTAAAAATGGATAACCCGGAGGTGACGGTCATGACCGTGGAACTTCCCCCTGGGGCTGAAACGGGATGGCACACTCACCCCGTCCCTGTTTATGCCTACGTGTTATCAGGGTCATTGACTATTGAACTGGAAGATAAAAAAATATCACTTTTCCAAGAGGGAGATGCGATCATCGAGGTAGTCAATACCCGTCATTGCGGTAAAAATACCGGGGATGTTCCGGTAAAACTGATTGTTTTTTATACTGGTGCGGAGAATTTGCCTAATGTAATAAGAACAGTAGCACCTTGA